The following are encoded together in the Chlorocebus sabaeus isolate Y175 chromosome 12, mChlSab1.0.hap1, whole genome shotgun sequence genome:
- the MRPL41 gene encoding large ribosomal subunit protein mL41, which produces MGVLAAAARCLVRGADRMSQWTSKRGPRSFRGRKGRGAKGIGFLTSGRRFVQIKEMVPEFVVPDLTGFKLKPYVNYRAPEGEETPLTAAQLFSEAVAPLIEKDFKDGTFDPDNLEKYGFEPTQEGKLFQLYPRNFLR; this is translated from the coding sequence ATGGGCGTCCTGGCCGCAGCGGCGCGCTGCCTGGTCCGGGGCGCGGACCGGATGAGCCAGTGGACGAGCAAGCGGGGCCCGCGCAGCTTCAGGGGCCGCAAGGGCCGGGGCGCCAAGGGCATCGGCTTCCTCACCTCGGGCCGGAGGTTCGTGCAGATCAAGGAGATGGTCCCGGAGTTCGTCGTCCCGGATCTGACCGGCTTCAAGCTCAAGCCCTACGTGAACTACCGCGCCCCTGAGGGCGAGGAGACGCCCCTGACGGCCGCGCAGCTCTTCAGCGAAGCGGTGGCGCCTCTTATCGAAAAGGACTTCAAAGACGGTACCTTCGACCCCGACAACCTGGAAAAGTACGGCTTCGAGCCCACACAGGAGGGCAAGCTCTTCCAGCTGTACCCCAGGAACTTCCTGCGCTAG
- the DPH7 gene encoding diphthine methyltransferase isoform X1 has translation MMGAFALQTVDTELTADSVEWCPLQGCRHLLACGTYQLRRPEDPPADPPSKGRMEVEEPRVRLGRLFLYNFNENNSTHPLVEVQRKDTSAILDMKWCHIPVAGHALLGLADASGSIQLLRLVESEEKSHVLEPLSSLALEEQCLALSLDWSTGKTGRARDQPLKIISSDSTGQLHLLMVNETGPRLQKVASWQAHQFEAWIAAFDYWHTEIVYSGGDDGLLRGWDTRVPGKVLFTSKRHTMGVCSIQSSPHWEHVLATGSYDEHILLWDTRNMKQPLADTPVQGGVWRIKWHPFHHHLLLAACMHSGFKILNCQKAMEEKQEATVLASHTLPNSLVYGADWSWLLFRSLQRAPSWSFPSNLGTKTADLKGAGELPTPCHECIENNNGAGHARPQSESGMKPLTERMRKNGAWLQATAAVTRDCGVNPEEADSTFSLLATCSFYDHALHLWEWEGN, from the exons ATGATGGGCGCTTTCGCCCTGCAGACGGTGGACACCGAGCTGACCGCGGACTCGGTGGAGTGGTGCCCGCTGCAAGGCTGCAGGCACCTGCTGGCGTGCGGGACCTACCAGCTGCGGCGGCCGGAGGACCCGCCTGCCGACCCCCCGAGCAAG GGTAGAATGGAAGTTGAGGAGCCTCGAGTCCGCTTAGGCCGTCTCTTCCTATACAATTTCAATGAGAACAACTCTACTCACCCTCTGGTCGAGGTCCAAAGAAAAGATACTTCTGCAATCCTGGACATGAAATG GTGCCACATCCCGGTGGCTGGACATGCCCTCTTGGGCTTGGCAGATGCCAGTGGATCCATACAACTGCTCCGCCTGGTGGAATCTGAG GAGAAGAGCCACGTGCTGGAGCCATTGTCCAGCCTTGCCCTGGAGGAGCAGTGTCTGGCTTTGTCCCTAGATTGGTCCACTGGGAAAACTGGAAG GGCCAGGGACCAGCCCTTGAAGATCATCAGCAGTGACTCCACAgggcagctccacctcctgaTGGTGAATGAGACGGGGCCCAGGCTGCAGAAAGTGGCCTCATGGCAGGCACATCAGTTCGAGGCCTGGATTGCTGCTTTCGATTACTGGCATACAGAAATTGTGTATTCAG GGGGCGATGATGGCCTTCTGAGGGGCTGGGACACCAGGGTACCCGGCAAAGTCCTCTTCACCAGCAAAAG ACACACCATGGGCGTGTGCAGCATCCAGAGCAGCCCCCACTGGGAGCACGTCCTGGCCACAGGAAG CTATGATGAGCACATCCTACTGTGGGACACACGGAACATGAAGCAGCCGTTGGCAGACACGCCTGTGCAGGGTGGGGTATGGAGAATCAAGTGGCACCCGTTCCACCACCACCTGCTCCTGGCCGCCTGTATGCACAGTGGCTTTAAGATCCTCAACTGCCAAAAGGCAATGG AGGAGAAGCAGGAGGCGACGGTCCTGGCATCCCACACATTGCCTAACTCGCTGGTGTATGGAGCCGACTGGTCCTGGCTGCTCTTCCGTTCTCTGCAGCGGGCCCCCTCGTGGTCCTTTCCTAGCAACCTAGGAACCAAGACGGCAGACCTGAAGGGTGCAGGCGAGTTGCCAACACCCTGTCATGAATGCATAGAGAATAACAATGGGGCGGGCCATGCCAGACCCCAGAGTGAGAGTGGAATGAAGCCACTCACAGAGCGCATGAGGAAGAACGGCGCCTGGCTGCAGGCTACAGCAGCCGTCACGCGTGActgtggcgtgaacccggaagaaGCAGACTCGACCTTCAGCCTCCTGGCCACCTGCTCCTTCTATGACCATGCACTCCACCTCTGGGAGTGGGAGGGGAACTGA
- the DPH7 gene encoding diphthine methyltransferase isoform X2: protein MMGAFALQTVDTELTADSVEWCPLQGCRHLLACGTYQLRRPEDPPADPPSKGRMEVEEPRVRLGRLFLYNFNENNSTHPLVEVQRKDTSAILDMKWCHIPVAGHALLGLADASGSIQLLRLVESEEKSHVLEPLSSLALEEQCLALSLDWSTGKTGRARDQPLKIISSDSTGQLHLLMVNETGPRLQKVASWQAHQFEAWIAAFDYWHTEIVYSGGDDGLLRGWDTRVPGKVLFTSKRHTMGVCSIQSSPHWEHVLATGSYDEHILLWDTRNMKQPLADTPVQGGVWRIKWHPFHHHLLLAACMHSGFKILNCQKAMAVEEVLLARVGVLSDCRMKD from the exons ATGATGGGCGCTTTCGCCCTGCAGACGGTGGACACCGAGCTGACCGCGGACTCGGTGGAGTGGTGCCCGCTGCAAGGCTGCAGGCACCTGCTGGCGTGCGGGACCTACCAGCTGCGGCGGCCGGAGGACCCGCCTGCCGACCCCCCGAGCAAG GGTAGAATGGAAGTTGAGGAGCCTCGAGTCCGCTTAGGCCGTCTCTTCCTATACAATTTCAATGAGAACAACTCTACTCACCCTCTGGTCGAGGTCCAAAGAAAAGATACTTCTGCAATCCTGGACATGAAATG GTGCCACATCCCGGTGGCTGGACATGCCCTCTTGGGCTTGGCAGATGCCAGTGGATCCATACAACTGCTCCGCCTGGTGGAATCTGAG GAGAAGAGCCACGTGCTGGAGCCATTGTCCAGCCTTGCCCTGGAGGAGCAGTGTCTGGCTTTGTCCCTAGATTGGTCCACTGGGAAAACTGGAAG GGCCAGGGACCAGCCCTTGAAGATCATCAGCAGTGACTCCACAgggcagctccacctcctgaTGGTGAATGAGACGGGGCCCAGGCTGCAGAAAGTGGCCTCATGGCAGGCACATCAGTTCGAGGCCTGGATTGCTGCTTTCGATTACTGGCATACAGAAATTGTGTATTCAG GGGGCGATGATGGCCTTCTGAGGGGCTGGGACACCAGGGTACCCGGCAAAGTCCTCTTCACCAGCAAAAG ACACACCATGGGCGTGTGCAGCATCCAGAGCAGCCCCCACTGGGAGCACGTCCTGGCCACAGGAAG CTATGATGAGCACATCCTACTGTGGGACACACGGAACATGAAGCAGCCGTTGGCAGACACGCCTGTGCAGGGTGGGGTATGGAGAATCAAGTGGCACCCGTTCCACCACCACCTGCTCCTGGCCGCCTGTATGCACAGTGGCTTTAAGATCCTCAACTGCCAAAAGGCAATGG CTGTAGAAGAGGTCCTGCTGGCCCGAGTGGGCGTGTTGAGTGATTGCCGGATGAAAGACTAG